A single Fusarium oxysporum Fo47 chromosome IV, complete sequence DNA region contains:
- a CDS encoding P-loop containing nucleoside triphosphate hydrolase protein, translating to MPQRGVSPTPSDGEIDIFGSLYPGDGENENGGNDGSADFDFDGLLNGPEPGNDDNDEAFIALQQAASFRKASNLKGRTVKKGGGFQAMGLNSNLLKAITRKGFSVPTPIQRKAIPLILDRKDLVGMARTGSGKTAAFVIPMIERLRAHSARFGTRALILSPSRELAIQTLKVVKEFSRGTDLKCVLLVGGDSLEEQFGSMAANPDIVIATPGRFLHLKVEMSLDLSSIKYVVFDEADRLFEMGFAAQLTEILHALPPSRQSLLFSATLPASLVEFARAGLQDPSLVRLDAETKVSPDLESAFFSVKGAEKEGSLLHILHDVIKMPVGAPVSAEDSETGSKKRKRGADGSSGKPTEHSTIIFTATKHHVEYLANLLIYAGFAVSYVYGSLDQTARRIQVEDFRRGKTNILVVTDVAARGIDIPVLANVINFDFPPQPKVFVHRVGRTARAGQRGWSYSLVRDTDAPYLLDLQLFLGKRLVIGQEAKNPSFADDVVVGALKRDPVEAQVEWFNKALYESEDISALRGVAIKAEKLYLRTRNSAASQSAKRSKELVGSEGWTQLHALFGEDVDGAEQARANMLARISGFRPQETIFEIGGRRDKGTTEAAEVMKQLRKRITPRRQTEKKDDDDFDGIDDDVPVGAEVDAMSDEDEDQMDVDEAPEESDDGLEVTVSNTNSKKGQTDWRDSEVFMSYTPRTFNAAEERGYGVSSGGQDSSNFVEAARGVTMDLTNDENAKSFGEPTRSKMRWDKKSKKYVSRENDDDGSKGAKMIRGESGVKIAASFQSGRFDKWKRANRLGKLPHVGEAERPGGANHVAHIPSGVRYKHKQERAPKEADKYRDDFQVRKKRVDEAREKRVGRFRDGMGSKKELKGRDDIRKARQEKEKKRLKNARPTRKK from the exons ATGCCACAACGCGGCGTCTCACCGACCCCTTCTGATGGGGAGATTGATATCTTTGGGTCGTTATACCCCGGCGACGGCGAAAACGAGAATGGCGGCAACGATGGCAGCGCGGACTTCGACTTCGACGGCCTGTTGAACGGCCCAGAGCCCGGCAACGATGACAACGACGAGGCCTTCATTGCCCTTCAACAGGCGGCTTCTTTTCGAAAAGCATCCAATCTTAAGGGTAGAACAGTCAAGAAGGGTGGAGGTTTCCAGGCAATGG GTCTGAACAGCAACCTCCTAAAGGCCATTACACGGAAAGGTTTCTCGGTCCCAACTCCAATCCAACGTAAAGCCATTCCTTTGATTCTGGACAGAAAAGATTTGGTCGGCATGGCCAGGACAGGTTCCGGAAAGACAGCAGCCTTCGTTATTCCTATGATCGAACGATTGCGCGCGCATAGCGCCAGGTTCGGAACACGAGCGCTTATCCTTTCGCCCTCTCGAGAACTCGCGATCCAAACTTTGAAGGTTGTGAAGGAATTCAGCAGAGGGACCGACTTAAAGTGCGTTTTgcttgttggtggtgataGTCTGGAGGAGCAGTTCGGATCTATGGCCGCCAATCCCGATATCGTGATCGCAACACCTGGACGATTCCTTCATTTGAAGGTCGAGATGTCTTTGGACCTTTCTTCTATCAAATACGTGGTTTTCGATGAAGCTGATCGCTTGTTTGAAATGGGTTTTGCGGCACAGTTGACTGAAATCCTTCATGCACTTCCACCTTCAAGGCAAAGTTTACTCTTCTCTGCGACGTTGCCTGCCTCTTTGGTTGAATTCGCTCGCGCCGGCTTACAAGATCCAAGTCTCGTGCGACTTGATGCCGAGACAAAGGTCTCTCCTGATCTCGAGAGTGCTTTCTTCTCTGTCAAGGGTGCTGAAAAGGAGGGATCTTTGTTGCATATCCTCCACGACGTTATCAAAATGCCAGTCGGAGCCCCAGTGAGCGCTGAGGACTCCGAAACAGGATCCAAGAAGCGAAAACGGGGTGCAGACGGTTCAAGCGGGAAGCCTACAGAACATTCCACGATCATCTTTACAGCAACCAAGCATCACGTCGAGTACCTCGCCAACTTACTGATTTATGCCGGTTTCGCTGTTTCCTATGTCTACGGATCCCTTGATCAGACTGCGCGAAGAATTCAGGTCGAAGACTTTCGAAGAGGCAAGACAAACATTCTTGTCGTTACTGATGTTGCTGCTCGTGGTATCGATATTCCAGTTCTTGCCAATGTCATCAACTTCGACTTTCCTCCCCAGCCCAAGGTTTTTGTTCATCGAGTTGGTCGTACTGCTCGAGCAGGCCAACGTGGTTGGAGTTACAGTCTCGTAAGAGATACTGACGCTCCTTATCTCCTTGACCTTCAGCTGTTCCTTGGTAAGAGACTTGTTATTGGTCAGGAGGCCAAAAACCCATCATTTGCAGATGATGTGGTTGTTGGCGCATTAAAACGAGACCCTGTGGAAGCTCAGGTCGAATGGTTTAACAAAGCTTTGTACGAAAGTGAGGACATCTCAGCGCTACGAGGAGTTGCtatcaaggcagagaagctctACTTGAGAACAAGGAACTCGGCAGCTAGTCAAAGTGCGAAGCGATCGAAAGAATTGGTTGGAAGTGAGGGTTGGACACAACTTCATGCACTCTTTGGGGAGGACGTTGATGGAGCTGAACAAGCACGAGCCAATATGTTGGCTAGAATCAGTGGTTTCAGGCCTCAGGAGACTATCTTTGAGATCGGTGGACGTCGAGACAAGGGAACTACTGAAGCTGCCGAAGTAATGAAGCAATTGAGAAAGAGAATTACGCCACGAAGGCAaacagagaagaaggatgacGACGATTTCGATGGCATTGATGACGATGTGCCAGTTGGTGCCGAGGTGGACGCCATGtctgatgaagatgaagaccaGATGGATGTGGACGAGGCCCCTGAGGAGTCAGATGATGGCTTGGAGGTCACCGtctccaacaccaactcaAAGAAGGGACAGACGGATTGGCGAGACTCAGAAGTTTTCATGTCTTACACACCTCGAACATTCAACGCCGCCGAGGAACGTGGCTACGGCGTGTCGTCCGGTGGCCAGGACTCTTCCAACTTTGTGGAGGCTGCTCGTGGCGTGACCATGGATCTTACAAATGATGAGAACGCCAAGAGCTTCGGTGAGCCAACTCGCTCAAAGATGCGTTGGGACAAGAAGTCGAAGAAGTATGTGTCACGAGAGAACGACGACGACGGATCCAAGGGTGCCAAGATGATCCGTGGTGAGAGTGGTGTCAAGATCGCAGCCAGCTTCCAAAGTGGCCGCTTCGACAAGTGGAAGCGTGCCAACCGTCTCGGCAAACTCCCTCACGTCGGCGAGGCAGAACGTCCTGGCGGTGCGAACCATGTCGCCCACATTCCCTCTGGTGTCCGCTACAAACACAAGCAGGAGAGGGCACCAAAGGAGGCAGACAAGTACCGCGACGACTTCCAGGTTCGCAAGAAGCGTGTCGACGAGGCGAGAGAGAAGCGCGTGGGTCGTTTCCGCGATGGTATGGGAAGCAAGAAGGAACTCAAGGGCAGGGACGATATCCGCAAGGCAAGacaggagaaggagaagaagaggctcaAGAACGCTCGTCCTACCAGGAAGAAGTGA
- a CDS encoding cation efflux protein, translating into MKITKKQRLIATICISFSFFAAELAVGFYTHSIALIADAFHYLSDLIGIVVALMALMLQEHTKPAPQGYTYGWHRATILGAFFNGVFLLALGISILVQAVERFVHLTRVQQPFLIMIVGCVGLALNILVLSFLHEHDHEHDHQGDRRHSHDDRQQNQETTGPLTNEAISESVTGLAQIPMNHHNHRHTTVSVKSPGRDLGMLGVFIHVLGDAINNIGVIIAAVLVWQLKGEGRYYADPAVGVFISLMILLSAIPLVKKSGAILLQTAPKGVNPEDVKHDIEMIPGIKSVHELHIWRLDQCKFVASAHIVVDSRTVQGFADKAKIIMKCLHAYGVHSATLQPEVLEASPVIMPGSGPGSQGQATSIDVNHSVCRTQRSRGGEQECQVICGSSCDGLRCCAPVHLE; encoded by the exons ATGAAAATCACAAAGAAGCAGAGGCTGATAGCCACAATATGTATATCTTTCTCGTTCTTTGCAGCTGAATTGGCTG TTGGGTTCTATACTCACTCCATCGCATTAATCGCCGATGCCTTTCACTAC CTTAGTGATCTTATCGGAATAGTTGTCGCTctgatggcgttgatg TTGCAAGAACATACGAAACCAGCTCCACAAGGATACACATATGGATGGCACAGAGCAACGATACTAGGAGCATTCTTCAACGGAGTCTTTCTTTTGGCACTGGGGATCAGTATTCTAGTGCAGGCTGTTGAACGATTCGTTCATTTGACTC GCGTACAGCAGCCTTTCCTGATCATGATAGTTGGTTGCGTTGGTTTGGCACTAAACATTCTCGTACTATCCTTCCTTCACG AGCATGACCATGAACATGACCACCAGGGAGATAGGCGAcacagccatgatgatagaCAACAGAACCAGGAGACTACTGGGCCATTGACTAACGAGGCAATAAGCGAGAGCGTAACAGGTTTGGCACAG ATCCCCATGAACCACCATAATCATAGACACACAACCGTGTCTGTGAAGAGCCCGGGAAGGGACTTGGGTATGCTTGGCGTTTTCATTCACGTTCTGGGAgatgccatcaacaacattggAGTCATCATTGCGGCAGTTCTGGTCTGGCAGCTCAAAGGAGAAGGTCGATACTATGCGGACCCAGCAGTGGGAGTCTTCATCTCACTCATGATTCTCCTGTCAGCTATACCGTTAGTCAAGAAAAGCGGTGCTATTCTACTACAAACTGCGCCTAAAGGCGTCAACCCTGAAGACGTCAAACACGACATTGAAATG ATCCCTGGCATCAAATCGGTACACGAGCTGCACATCTGGCGCCTGGACCAATGCAAATTTGTCGCCTCTGCCCACATCGTCGTCGACAGTAGAACTGTCCAGGGCTTTGCAGACAAGGCTaagatcatcatgaagtGTCTCCACGCATACGGGGTTCACTCAGCAACCCTACAGCCTGAGGTTCTCGAAGCGAGCCCCGTGATCATGCCTGGCAGTGGCCCGGGGTCTCAGGGCCAGGCAACTTCGATCGACGTCAATCATAGCGTATGCAGAACTCAACGGTCGCGAGGAGGCGAGCAAGAATGCCAGGTGATTTGCGGAAGCTCGTGTGATGGGCTGAGGTGCTGTGCGCCAGTACACCTTGAGTGA
- a CDS encoding folliculin-interacting protein N-terminus-domain-containing protein, giving the protein MLGRLLHLGSGGPSATPTQASTKTSRPVSALESAQEDMVTRNLLFPDADALYQHRNDQVFPLSTTPTTPATSTANAFDYSGDVDLDVRDVRVIIMQDALGPSNASLLFDSHPAPPVSPTERPPIPPEFRRTPTSPRKSSLGGLSRPLVIQPEGPQPSPRQGAFDRRASLQGRRDSHVESDGQKAAREYREELATFSSCIFGNSELMSYKGTSTKVHVVPGESRPVEPSSSIIGDGRSSIGRSSARSSRLSQSFSSQAFSPTNMAAAQNHTSTSRPGEKKKVLITRLFPVNLTIDDPETNVSPSKDYAEESAGFPFPTTSEESVPKKKKPQPKQRRTPMYAVVLVVQLPAANTTTTRISYMNQSKSAQRESSSYNDQEFFPSSFSSARPSGWTMVGSGNGDGSDTYTPDMEDRIDSLTRHWDIIMRTLTHLQSVVATTLATLLKQVDLASPGPAPGPVPPPVVTNKTGRAHSFSDQYRGDMPRIKPSKSTTKLVYLWPNCLAEDKTVEGEVDAARQRIVMGLSAARVVTGQGRWGIWRDEARWASKWVAGTDNQNQFLYNLLTGFLSTHTDWLQALCPPSYRRRLYLQQKNRNEEDLSLPARTIIVSDDKMVARRLIFLLSAFLPANSHFPTTRAHRPSTSTSVGTYSNSPPTFVIPVLREESLRRKINRRTGLRRASHSRTTSQSARASAVPMQLAHLTMDRNHERRVSDAASIRPPNFAMFGNDVVSRKSSAATTTTIMPETTIPHFSTAQRVESQRRPRPSSSGSVATDDLKRSLKRGESTGAMSNASSDSRSQSSRWGSVISGLWSTRRRDSTSYSTYSGYDPKSPTKASFHRTDKLSQMVEEASLADNPNAPSPSARRPSTDALKGTGTPRECKGHSREPSIRPDRTPDPNGAFESPVKTSINADDGVIDVDISFPDYMTSFESAISSPSSSGYLSTPGLQSGLESFEQASRLCIDGDLPLNAAGWLNRYHPDFALQAIPPQEDLMLQIKASLQAEPTPPPVHPILGDLNERWVDISSVMIADTTTNSITRLRYRRLVKPRSPADHRPLTGPPGLSTSYGGLLTPSILPYETQLEEEWIEEPVLHPDETLTDAVERVISLSQDTSKDHSLASSQTHSDPRMSTEVEEPLSITAPVTPALPQAPLEIPRVQCKTVVLSALEDSIREVIDIREKRHLETNHARNGRSRSPLHDAIGLWLDNLDITDG; this is encoded by the coding sequence ATGCTCGGCCGGCTCTTGCACTTGGGCTCTGGCGGCCCTTCAGCCACGCCTACACAGGCCAGTACAAAGACGTCGAGGCCAGTATCCGCACTTGAATCTGCCCAGGAGGATATGGTAACTCGAAATCTGCTTTTCCCAGACGCCGATGCTTTATATCAGCATCGCAATGACCAAGTGTTCCCCCTATCAACCACACCAACAACCCCTGCCACCTCTACGGCCAATGCTTTCGACTACAGCGGCGATGTCGACTTGGACGTACGTGATGTTAGGGTTATCATAATGCAGGATGCCCTAGGACCTTCTAATGCATCTCTTTTGTTTGACAGCCACCCTGCTCCTCCAGTATCGCCCACAGAGCGTCCGCCCATTCCTCCAGAGTTTCGAAGAACGCCAACTTCACCGCGAAAAAGCAGTCTTGGAGGCCTATCACGACCCCTGGTTATCCAACCGGAAGGACCTCAGCCTTCGCCTCGACAGGGTGCTTTTGATCGACGAGCCTCCCTCCAGGGGCGCAGGGATAGTCACGTCGAGTCAGATGGACAGAAGGCTGCTCGTGAGTATCGCGAGGAGCTTGCGACGTTCTCAAGCTGCATCTTCGGTAACTCTGAATTAATGTCCTACAAAGGAACATCGACGAAGGTCCATGTTGTCCCTGGCGAGTCACGTCCTGTTGAACCTTCAAGCAGCATTATTGGGGATGGCCGGAGCTCCATCGGACGCTCTAGCGCGCGTTCAAGTCGGCTCTCACAATCCTTCTCCTCACAAGCTTTCTCCCCTACAAATATGGCCGCAGCCCAAAACCACACCTCTACCTCACGACCcggcgagaagaagaaggtccTAATAACTCGCTTATTTCCTGTCAATCTTACTATTGATGACCCAGAAACCAACGTATCGCCATCTAAAGATTATGCAGAAGAGAGTGCAGGTTTTCCCTTTCCAACGACAAGCGAGGAGTCTgtgccgaagaagaagaagcctcaGCCAAAGCAACGACGAACACCGATGTATGCCGTGGTCCTAGTAGTCCAACTACCTGCTGCAAATACCACTACAACTCGAATTTCATATATGAACCAGTCCAAATCTGCACAGCGCGAATCAAGCTCTTATAACGATCAAGAGTTTTTCCCGTCGTCTTTCAGCTCAGCCCGTCCTTCAGGATGGACAATGGTTGGGTCCGGAAATGGTGATGGGTCAGACACTTACACACCCGACATGGAGGATAGAATCGATTCACTGACTCGACATTGGGATATCATTATGAGGACATTGACTCATCTTCAATCTGTGGTGGCCACTACACTGGCCACGTTACTAAAGCAGGTCGACCTGGCTTCTCCCGGTCCAGCCCCTGGACCGGTTCCACCTCCAGTAGTAACTAACAAAACTGGCAGAGCACATTCTTTCTCGGACCAGTACCGGGGTGACATGCCTCGAATTAAGCCTTCGAAGAGCACCACCAAGCTGGTTTACCTTTGGCCAAACTGTCTCGCTGAGGATAAGACTGTTGAAGGAGAGGTCGATGCCGCTAGACAAAGAATTGTCATGGGACTGAGCGCAGCAAGAGTCGTAACGGGCCAAGGGCGCTGGGGAATTTGGCGAGACGAGGCTCGATGGGCCTCCAAGTGGGTTGCTGGCACCGATAATCAGAACCAGTTCCTCTACAATCTCCTGACTGGGTTTCTGTCGACCCACACAGACTGGCTGCAGGCTCTTTGCCCCCCCTCCTATCGAAGACGGCTCTATCTTCAGCAGAAGAACCGAAATGAGGAGGATCTGTCATTGCCGGCACGAACCATTATCGTATCTGATGACAAAATGGTTGCTAGGCGCCTCATCTTTCTCCTCTCTGCCTTCCTTCCTGCCAATTCTCATTTTCCTACGACCCGTGCTCATCGGCCCAGCACTTCGACTTCTGTTGGAACATATTCCAACTCGCCCCCGACCTTCGTAATTCCTGTTCTACGGGAAGAGTCCCTTCGTCGAAAGATCAACAGGCGCACAGGCCTCCGCCGAGCCTCGCATTCTAGAACAACGAGCCAAAGCGCGAGGGCCTCAGCTGTCCCCATGCAACTCGCTCATCTGACAATGGATCGCAATCATGAAAGGCGAGTCTCGGATGCAGCCTCAATTCGACCCCCGAATTTTGCAATGTTTGGCAACGATGTTGTTAGCAGGAAGAGTAGCGCTGCGACAACCACAACAATTATGCCCGAGACAACTATACCACATTTCTCGACAGCTCAGCGAGTGGAATCCCAGAGAAGGCCCCGCCCGAGCAGCAGCGGCAGTGTCGCTACTGACGACTTGAAGCGCTCCTTGAAGCGAGGTGAAAGCACAGGCGCGATGAGCAATGCCAGTAGCGACTCTAGAAGTCAAAGTTCGCGCTGGGGGAGCGTCATCAGCGGCCTGTGGAGCACTCGACGCCGCGACTCAACCTCCTACAGCACCTATAGTGGGTATGATCCGAAATCGCCCACCAAGGCTTCGTTCCATAGAACGGATAAGCTGTCTCAGATGGTGGAAGAAGCATCTCTGGCAGACAACCCAAACGCTCCTTCACCATCGGCTCGCCGGCCTTCCACTGATGCTCTGAAAGGGACTGGTACACCAAGAGAATGCAAAGGTCACAGTCGAGAGCCATCTATTCGCCCTGACAGGACACCGGACCCTAATGGCGCATTCGAATCGCCCGTTAAAACATCTATCAATGCCGACGATGGCGTCATTGACGTAGATATCTCCTTTCCTGACTACATGACGTCCTTTGAGTCTGCCATCAGCTCGCCTTCGAGCAGTGGCTACTTGTCTACCCCTGGACTTCAAAGCGGACTCGAGTCATTTGAACAGGCTTCACGTTTGTGCATCGATGGCGATCTCCCACTTAACGCTGCTGGCTGGTTGAACCGTTATCATCCTGATTTTGCTCTTCAAGCTATTCCTCCCCAGGAGGATCTCATGCTGCAAATCAAGGCATCTCTGCAGGCTGAGCCGACGCCTCCACCGGTCCACCCCATCTTGGGCGACCTCAATGAACGCTGGGTTGATATTAGCAGCGTTATGATTGCTGATACTACCACCAACTCGATCACTCGTCTACGGTACCGTCGACTAGTCAAACCACGATCGCCAGCTGACCATCGACCTCTCACTGGCCCACCTGGTCTTTCGACCTCTTATGGGGGGCTTCTCACTCCCTCGATTCTCCCTTACGAGACTCAACTTGAGGAAGAATGGATCGAGGAGCCTGTCTTGCATCCTGATGAAACCCTGACTGATGCAGTCGAAAGAGTCATCAGCTTGAGCCAGGACACCAGCAAAGATCattctttggcttcctcTCAAACACATAGCGATCCCCGCATGAGTACCGAGGTTGAAGAGCCTCTATCTATCACGGCTCCCGTCACGCCAGCACTGCCTCAGGCACCCTTGGAGATCCCCCGTGTCCAGTGCAAGACCGTTGTCCTCTCTGCTCTTGAAGACAGTATTCGCGAAGTTATTGACATTCGCGAGAAGCGGCACCTAGAGACCAACCATGCGAGAAATGGCCGATCGCGAAGCCCACTTCACGATGCCATTGGCTTGTGGCTTGATAATCTCGATATTACCGATGGATGA